Below is a window of Gammaproteobacteria bacterium DNA.
CACCTACGGCCGCACCAGCGGCGGACCCGGCGGAGGCCTGCACGTCTCGCGCGACGGGGGCGACACCTGGGAGAAGCTCAACGGTCCCGACAACGGCATCGGGCTGCCCAACCTGCCGGTGGGGAAGGTTGCGGTGGCGATCGCGCCCTCCAACAACCAGCGCGTCTATGCGATGCTCGAGACCGGCGACGGGATTCCCTGGGATGGCCGCGAGACCGAGGACGGCCAGGTCTGGGGCTCGACCGACGGTGGCACCACCTGGGAGCGCATCACCCGCAACCGCAACGCCATGGGGCGCCCGCACTACTACTCGCGGGTCGTGGTCTCGCCGGACGACGAGGACGAGGCGTACTTCCTGACCGCCTCCTTCTCGGTGTCGACCGACGGCGGCCGCGCCATCAACGTGATCCCGCGCGAGGACGCACCGGGCGGTGACCACCACGACATGTGGATCGACCCCGGCAACGGCGACCGCATGATCGTCGCCCACGATCAGGGCCTCTCCATCTCCATCAACCGCGGGAAGACCTGGTTCCGCCAGCGTCTCACCAACGCGCAGATGTACCACGTGACCGTGGATAACGAGATCCCCTACAACGTCCTCGGAAACAAGCAGGACGAGCCCACCTACCGGGGGCCCAGCAACAGCCGCATCCAGGGCCAGCGCCGCATCACCGGCATTCCCCGCGGCATGTGGCACCATGTGGGCGGCGGCGAGAGCGGGTTCGCCACCCCGGATCCCGTCGACTCCAACATCGTCTGGTCCTCGGCCTCGGGGTCGGGCATGGTCGGCGGCATCGTGGTGCGCTACGAGGAAGACCGGCGCCAGTGGCGGGGCGTCGAGGTGTGGCCGGAACAGAGCCGGGGCGCGGCGGAGGGTGTCCGCTACCGCTTCGTCTGGGATGCCCCGGTGCACATCTCCCCGCACGACAACGAGACGGTCTACGTAGGGAGCCAGCACGTGCACCGCACTCGCAACCGCGGCCAGAGCTGGGAGGTCATCAGCCCGGACCTCTCTCTTAACGACCGCAGCCGCATGGGCTTCTCGGGCGGCCTCACCGGCGACAACATCGGCGTGGAGTACGCGGGCACGGTGTTCGGCATCGCCGAGTCGCCCATCGAGCAGGGGCTGATCTGGGCGGGCACCAACGACGGCCTTCTGCACGTGACCCGTGACAACGGCGCCACCTGGACCAACGTGACCGAAAACATGCCCGATCTGCCCGAGTGGCTCGCCGTGCGCAGCATCGCCCCGTCCCGCTTCGACCCGGGCACGGCCTACGTGGCCATCGACGGGCACCAGATGAACGTGCGCGATCCCTACGTCTACCGGACGCGCGACTACGGCGAGTCGTTCGAGAAGATCACCGACGGCATCCCGCCCAGCATGCTGAGTTACACGAAGATCATCATCGAGGACACGAAGCGGCAGGGCCTCCTCTACGTCGGCACCGAGAACGCCATCTACGTGTCGTTCGACGACGGCGACAACTGGCAGCCGCTCCAGAACAACCTGCCGGCCGCCCCGGTGTCGGGGATCGTCATCCAGGAGCACTTCAACGACCTGGTGGTGGGCACCTACGGGCGCGGCTTCTGGATCTTCGACGATCTCGCGCCCCTTCAGCAGCTGACCCCGGAGGTGATGGCGTCCGGTTCACACCTGTTCGCGCCCCGCGACGCGTACCGCTTCAGGTCCATCACGCCGCCCTCGGTTCCCTACGACGATCCCACGGTCGGGGTCGATCCCGAGTACGGGGCCTACCTCAACTACTGGCTGGCGGCACCCGCCGGCGAGACGCCTACCGTCGAGATCCTGGACGGCATGGGGGCCGTGGTGCGCACCTTGGAGGGCAGCAACAACGCGGGCGTGAACCGCATCTACTGGGATCTCCGGGACGAGCCCAACGATCCCATCATGCTCTACACCAGCCCGATGTACGCCGAGCACATCGTGGTGGGCGAGGAGGGACGGCCGGCTGGCGGTGCCCGGATCTCCATCCTGATGCCCCCTGGACAGTACACCGCGCGCCTGAACGTGGACGGCGCGACCCACGAGCAGCCGCTCACCGTCATCAAGGACCCGCACTCGGCCGGGACCGAGGCCGACATCGCCGAGCAGATCGCCTTCCTGCGCGACGTGCGCGAGGACGTGGTGGCCGCGGGCGAGGCCGTGCACCGGGTGGAGGCGCTCCGGGTCCAACTGCAGACCATGGCCCGCTTCGCGGAGGACGAAGCGCTGTCCGACGCCATCGCCGAGTTGGAGACCAAGCTTGAGGAGCTGCAGGGAACCCTGGTGGATCTGCGCCTTACCGGACAGGGGCAGGATGTGGTCCGTTTCGCGGCCCGCCTGCTGTCGAAGCTGGGCTACCTGACCAACGCGCTCACCAACGCCGACTTCCCGCCCACCAACCAGGAGATGGAGGTGAAGGGAATCCTGCACGAGGAGCTGCAGGCGCACCTCGCCGCCGTGGAGACGGTGATCGCGGAGGACGTGGCCGCGCTGAACGAGATGCTTCGGACCCGGGGGTTGCTGCTGATTACGGACGGGGGGTAGGCATGATTACGATTACCCCTAGGTGTGGGGGTTGTAAATGGTGGCAGAAGTCCAGTTTGCCCTACGGACCACCATCGCTTGACTGGGGGGAGTGCAAGGCGGTGCCTCCGCAATTCGCAAATAAACCTAGGTTGCGGGATCTCGTGAATAAGCAGCAGGGGGTCTGGCCGGAAACAACTTCCGATGATTGGTGCGGCGGTTTCCAGCCCACCGAAGAGGTGCTGCGCTCTTACTCGAAGTTCGGCGAAATCGAGGAATGGCAGATACGGTGACAATGCATGGATGACGGAGACTCGTGACCAAGGACTACGAGTTTGTACCGCGAGACGAGGACGGGAGGGGCGGTTTTGCCATCCGCCGAAATCCCCCTTTTGGTACGCCGTTCGAGCCGTTCTGTATGCCGTGTATGCTGGGACCCGATCGGTTGGTGATCGCCCTAGACCACGAGTTCGGGGAGTCTTATTCCTGCCCGGAGTGCGGATACGCGGTCCTCTCTTGGGCAGTGATCTGACACACTAGGGGAATCCCGCCACCAACTGCCGTCTCTCTCGCGCACAGCCGCCACCGCGTGACAGCACCACAGGTGCAGACACGCGGCGAACATGTACACAGCTGC
It encodes the following:
- a CDS encoding sialidase, which gives rise to MNAFAPRIPAFFLLLALAAASAPAAAQQAPSPEAYADLEWRYIGPEGNRFSAAAGLPSDPYTYYVGAASGGIYKTTDGGVNWDAIFDDQPVQSIGSLGVSVTDPNIVWAGTGEGKIRSHISIGQGVYKSTDAGATWTLMGLEQTGRIPRLAIHPTDSDIVYVCALGHSYGPQQERGVYRTMDGGESWERILFVDENTGCSDIALDPVNPRNLFAGTWQLEIHTYGRTSGGPGGGLHVSRDGGDTWEKLNGPDNGIGLPNLPVGKVAVAIAPSNNQRVYAMLETGDGIPWDGRETEDGQVWGSTDGGTTWERITRNRNAMGRPHYYSRVVVSPDDEDEAYFLTASFSVSTDGGRAINVIPREDAPGGDHHDMWIDPGNGDRMIVAHDQGLSISINRGKTWFRQRLTNAQMYHVTVDNEIPYNVLGNKQDEPTYRGPSNSRIQGQRRITGIPRGMWHHVGGGESGFATPDPVDSNIVWSSASGSGMVGGIVVRYEEDRRQWRGVEVWPEQSRGAAEGVRYRFVWDAPVHISPHDNETVYVGSQHVHRTRNRGQSWEVISPDLSLNDRSRMGFSGGLTGDNIGVEYAGTVFGIAESPIEQGLIWAGTNDGLLHVTRDNGATWTNVTENMPDLPEWLAVRSIAPSRFDPGTAYVAIDGHQMNVRDPYVYRTRDYGESFEKITDGIPPSMLSYTKIIIEDTKRQGLLYVGTENAIYVSFDDGDNWQPLQNNLPAAPVSGIVIQEHFNDLVVGTYGRGFWIFDDLAPLQQLTPEVMASGSHLFAPRDAYRFRSITPPSVPYDDPTVGVDPEYGAYLNYWLAAPAGETPTVEILDGMGAVVRTLEGSNNAGVNRIYWDLRDEPNDPIMLYTSPMYAEHIVVGEEGRPAGGARISILMPPGQYTARLNVDGATHEQPLTVIKDPHSAGTEADIAEQIAFLRDVREDVVAAGEAVHRVEALRVQLQTMARFAEDEALSDAIAELETKLEELQGTLVDLRLTGQGQDVVRFAARLLSKLGYLTNALTNADFPPTNQEMEVKGILHEELQAHLAAVETVIAEDVAALNEMLRTRGLLLITDGG